In the genome of Neodiprion pinetum isolate iyNeoPine1 chromosome 2, iyNeoPine1.2, whole genome shotgun sequence, one region contains:
- the rt gene encoding protein O-mannosyltransferase rt isoform X1, which yields MEGPRRRKIKTIDNKSTERSSGLTGNFECNDTGDFPQKNIRDEGDGASVSEVPVECKAKEAGELSTTLPTRLRVNLEIDLVAVILLLSGLATRLYRLEEPRSIVFDELHYGKYVGLYMKKTYFFDSHPPLGKQLISIAAYLAGFDGKFKFDRIGSDYTDMVPLFALRIIPAFCGSLVLPTVYHLALELGFKQWSATIAGMMLLFDNAFLTQSRFILMESILIQFSLFGLLCVVKFRKIMDKPFTISWWIWLSLGAFNLSCALCVKYVGFYSLLLSVALITRDYWSLLPHRYLSAGLLYIHLLARMFVLITIPVTVYVGVFYVHLSILTKAGPHDSVMTSAFQASLEGGLASITKGQPLEVTHGSQITLRHTHGRACWLHSHNQVYPLRYPDNRGSSHQQQVTCYSFKDVNNWWIVKRPGTDGLVVTKPIDPIKHGDVIQLVHGISSRALNSHDVAAPMSPQNQEVSCYIDYNVSMPAQNMWRLDIINRDQTGPIWHTIQSQIRLIHANTEQALRFSGRQLPDWGYNQHEIVADRIIEQPDTVWNVEEHRYTKSEDQKQRERELVGAEMIPLRATTLSFWEKFVELQTKMFFSAQEGQNSHMYSSEPLEWPMMTRGIAYWVSTESNAQVHLLGNVIVWYSGTVSILIYFLLLMFYLMRRRRLCFDVSDQEWKRFVNFGEVLLVGYLLHYLPFFFVERTLFLHHYLPAFVFKVLITSAVIDHLHYLIGERLKWHITLFLFKISIAAWIGMIIYVFKKFAVLSYGTTPLTVTEILKLRWRDTWDFIIHKT from the exons ATGGAAGGCCCGCGCCGCAGGAAGATTAAAACAATTGACAATAAATCGACAGAGCGATCTTCTGGACTCACTGGGAATTTTGAGTGCAATGACACCGGGGATTTTCCGCAGAAAAATATTAGAGACGAG GGTGACGGTGCGTCAGTGTCTGAAGTGCCAGTTGAATGTAAAGCCAAGGAGGCTGGAGAATTATCTACGACTTTGCCAACCCGGTTGAGAGTAAACCTGGAAATTGATTTAGTTGCTGTAATTTTGTTACTCAGTGGATTAGCAACTCGATTATATCGACTGGAAGAACCTCGAAGCATTGT GTTTGACGAACTCCATTATGGGAAATATGTTGGACTCTACATGAAAAAGACATATTTCTTCGACTCCCATCCACCTCTGGGAAAGCAGTTGATTTCAATCGCTGCTTATTTAGCAGGTTTCGATgggaaatttaaatttgaccGAATAGGAAGCGACTACACTGACATGGTTCCCCTTTTTGCTCTGAGAATCATCCCAGCTTTCTGCGGCAGCTTGGTACTGCCAACTGTTTATCACTTGGCTCTTGAATTAGGCTTCAAACAATGGAGTGCGACTATAGCAGGAATGATGTTATTATTTG ACAACGCCTTCCTAACGCAGTCACGGTTTATTCTGATGGAAAGCATCCTgatacaattttcattatttggcTTGCTGTGTGTTGTCAAATTTAGAAAGATTATGGACAAGCCCTTCACAATATCCTGGTGGATCTGGCTTTCATTAGGAGCTTTTAATTTGTCCTGCGCTTTATG CGTAAAGTACGTTGGGTTCTATTCGCTTCTTCTTTCGGTTGCGCTGATAACCCGTGATTACTGGAGTCTGCTTCCGCATCGATATTTGTCAGCAGGTCTCCTGTATATTCATTTGTTGGCAAGAATGTTCGTACTCATAACTATCCCAGTAACGGTGTATGTGGGAGTGTTTTATGTCCATTTATCTATCCTGACAAAAGCTGGACCCCACGATTCGGTGATGACCAGCGCCTTCCAGGCTagtttggagggtggtttggCGAGCATTACTAAAGGTCAACCTTTGGAAGTTACACACGGTTCACAGATAACCCTGCGACATACCCATGGTAGAGCTTGCTGGCTGCACAGCCACAATCAAGTGTATCCGCTTCGTTATCCAGACAATCGGGGAAGCTCTCATCAGCAGCAAGTGACTTGCTACTCGTTTAAAGATGTGAATAACTGGTGGATAGTCAAGAGACCAGGAACAGACGGTCTGGTCGTGACCAAACCAATCGATCCCATAAAGCACGGGGATGTGATTCAGTTGGTACACGGAATAAGCAGTAGAGCGTTGAACTCGCATGACGTAGCCGCACCAATGTCTCCGCAAAACCAAGAGGTGTCCTGCTACATAGATTATAACGTTTCTATGCCAGCACAAAATATGTGGAGATTAGATATAATCAACCGAGATCAAACTGGACCAATTTGGCACACTATTCAAAGCCAGATACGGTTGATCCATGCGAACACAGAGCAGGCGCTAAGATTTAGCGGTAGACAATTACCAGACTGGGGATATAATCAGCACGAAATTGTTGCAGATAGAATAATTGAGCAGCCAGATACAGTTTGGAATGTCGAGGAGCATAGATATACCAAAAGTGAAGATCAAAAGCAACGGGAAAGAGAATTAGTTGGTGCTGAAATGATACCGCTGCGTGCCACTACGTTGAGCTTTTGGGAAAAATTTGTGGAATTGCAAACAAAGATGTTCTTCAGTGCCCAGGAAGGTCAAAACAGTCATATGTATTCCAGCGAGCCCCTAGAGTGGCCAATGATGACACGTGGCATCGCCTACTGGGTCTCAACTGAGAGTAAC GCACAAGTGCATTTGCTGGGTAATGTAATTGTTTGGTACTCTGGTACAGTGTCGATTCTGATATACTTCTTATTGCTCATGTTTTACTTAATGAGGCGTCGAAGATTGTGCTTCGATGTATCGGATCAGGAGTGGAAAAGATTTGTTAATTTTGGTGAAGTTCTTCTTGTTGGGTATCTCCTTCACTACCTGCCCTTCTTTTTCGTAGAGCGCACGTTATTTCTACACCATTACTTACCAGCGTTCGTATTCAAGGTCTTAATAACATCAGCGGTCATCGACCATCTGCACTATTTAATTGG AGAACGACTGAAATGGCATATTACcttgtttttattcaaaatcagcATTGCAGCATGGATAGGTatgattatatatgtatttaaaaaatttgctgttttaAGCTATGGTACAACTCCATTGACAGtcacagaaatattgaaattgcgATGGCGTGATACTTGGGATTTCATTATCCATAAAACTTGA
- the rt gene encoding protein O-mannosyltransferase rt isoform X2, which yields MKKTYFFDSHPPLGKQLISIAAYLAGFDGKFKFDRIGSDYTDMVPLFALRIIPAFCGSLVLPTVYHLALELGFKQWSATIAGMMLLFDNAFLTQSRFILMESILIQFSLFGLLCVVKFRKIMDKPFTISWWIWLSLGAFNLSCALCVKYVGFYSLLLSVALITRDYWSLLPHRYLSAGLLYIHLLARMFVLITIPVTVYVGVFYVHLSILTKAGPHDSVMTSAFQASLEGGLASITKGQPLEVTHGSQITLRHTHGRACWLHSHNQVYPLRYPDNRGSSHQQQVTCYSFKDVNNWWIVKRPGTDGLVVTKPIDPIKHGDVIQLVHGISSRALNSHDVAAPMSPQNQEVSCYIDYNVSMPAQNMWRLDIINRDQTGPIWHTIQSQIRLIHANTEQALRFSGRQLPDWGYNQHEIVADRIIEQPDTVWNVEEHRYTKSEDQKQRERELVGAEMIPLRATTLSFWEKFVELQTKMFFSAQEGQNSHMYSSEPLEWPMMTRGIAYWVSTESNAQVHLLGNVIVWYSGTVSILIYFLLLMFYLMRRRRLCFDVSDQEWKRFVNFGEVLLVGYLLHYLPFFFVERTLFLHHYLPAFVFKVLITSAVIDHLHYLIGERLKWHITLFLFKISIAAWIGMIIYVFKKFAVLSYGTTPLTVTEILKLRWRDTWDFIIHKT from the exons ATGAAAAAGACATATTTCTTCGACTCCCATCCACCTCTGGGAAAGCAGTTGATTTCAATCGCTGCTTATTTAGCAGGTTTCGATgggaaatttaaatttgaccGAATAGGAAGCGACTACACTGACATGGTTCCCCTTTTTGCTCTGAGAATCATCCCAGCTTTCTGCGGCAGCTTGGTACTGCCAACTGTTTATCACTTGGCTCTTGAATTAGGCTTCAAACAATGGAGTGCGACTATAGCAGGAATGATGTTATTATTTG ACAACGCCTTCCTAACGCAGTCACGGTTTATTCTGATGGAAAGCATCCTgatacaattttcattatttggcTTGCTGTGTGTTGTCAAATTTAGAAAGATTATGGACAAGCCCTTCACAATATCCTGGTGGATCTGGCTTTCATTAGGAGCTTTTAATTTGTCCTGCGCTTTATG CGTAAAGTACGTTGGGTTCTATTCGCTTCTTCTTTCGGTTGCGCTGATAACCCGTGATTACTGGAGTCTGCTTCCGCATCGATATTTGTCAGCAGGTCTCCTGTATATTCATTTGTTGGCAAGAATGTTCGTACTCATAACTATCCCAGTAACGGTGTATGTGGGAGTGTTTTATGTCCATTTATCTATCCTGACAAAAGCTGGACCCCACGATTCGGTGATGACCAGCGCCTTCCAGGCTagtttggagggtggtttggCGAGCATTACTAAAGGTCAACCTTTGGAAGTTACACACGGTTCACAGATAACCCTGCGACATACCCATGGTAGAGCTTGCTGGCTGCACAGCCACAATCAAGTGTATCCGCTTCGTTATCCAGACAATCGGGGAAGCTCTCATCAGCAGCAAGTGACTTGCTACTCGTTTAAAGATGTGAATAACTGGTGGATAGTCAAGAGACCAGGAACAGACGGTCTGGTCGTGACCAAACCAATCGATCCCATAAAGCACGGGGATGTGATTCAGTTGGTACACGGAATAAGCAGTAGAGCGTTGAACTCGCATGACGTAGCCGCACCAATGTCTCCGCAAAACCAAGAGGTGTCCTGCTACATAGATTATAACGTTTCTATGCCAGCACAAAATATGTGGAGATTAGATATAATCAACCGAGATCAAACTGGACCAATTTGGCACACTATTCAAAGCCAGATACGGTTGATCCATGCGAACACAGAGCAGGCGCTAAGATTTAGCGGTAGACAATTACCAGACTGGGGATATAATCAGCACGAAATTGTTGCAGATAGAATAATTGAGCAGCCAGATACAGTTTGGAATGTCGAGGAGCATAGATATACCAAAAGTGAAGATCAAAAGCAACGGGAAAGAGAATTAGTTGGTGCTGAAATGATACCGCTGCGTGCCACTACGTTGAGCTTTTGGGAAAAATTTGTGGAATTGCAAACAAAGATGTTCTTCAGTGCCCAGGAAGGTCAAAACAGTCATATGTATTCCAGCGAGCCCCTAGAGTGGCCAATGATGACACGTGGCATCGCCTACTGGGTCTCAACTGAGAGTAAC GCACAAGTGCATTTGCTGGGTAATGTAATTGTTTGGTACTCTGGTACAGTGTCGATTCTGATATACTTCTTATTGCTCATGTTTTACTTAATGAGGCGTCGAAGATTGTGCTTCGATGTATCGGATCAGGAGTGGAAAAGATTTGTTAATTTTGGTGAAGTTCTTCTTGTTGGGTATCTCCTTCACTACCTGCCCTTCTTTTTCGTAGAGCGCACGTTATTTCTACACCATTACTTACCAGCGTTCGTATTCAAGGTCTTAATAACATCAGCGGTCATCGACCATCTGCACTATTTAATTGG AGAACGACTGAAATGGCATATTACcttgtttttattcaaaatcagcATTGCAGCATGGATAGGTatgattatatatgtatttaaaaaatttgctgttttaAGCTATGGTACAACTCCATTGACAGtcacagaaatattgaaattgcgATGGCGTGATACTTGGGATTTCATTATCCATAAAACTTGA
- the LOC124212493 gene encoding ATPase WRNIP1-like: protein MDCPICGKEFLASEIESHVNKCLFLNDMSKNAISSVESGGIKRFHSSGLQGNNKRKSFGPLVKKAKYLASRENLEESEENDEQSAAAGITSAESANLAPHIQQNKVGSIKKSHKDDHVPLAERVRPTVLMNYVGQKHVLGSQSVLLQLLEKKEIPSMILWGPPGCGKTSLANVIAHICKQTPGGKMRYVKLSAAMSGVNDVKEAVSRAANELKFGRRTVMFMDEIHRFNKLQQDIFLPHVEAGTVTLVGATTENPCFSLNSALLSRCRVVVLEKLTTPDLVSIIKNAVTFMEGKVFSASENASSGSSNNTVNESYSSEGEYTQSAETDESFVPTFIVDDPTVQWLAETCDGDARIALGGLELAIQSKVPAEKEFLEKGPGLITLADVKESLKKSHILYDKKGDQHYNLISALHKSVRASDDNAALYWLARMLAGGEDPMYIARRLVRMASEDVGLADPKALGMAVSVMNGCKMIGMPESDVLLAQCTIYLARAPKSRLMEDALRAAQRLVANQKGQQPDVPIHLRSTGSSKLVSLLGNGKGYNMLHKDDSGLNYMPQGMEDVNFFEEDELTSIIG from the exons ATGGATTGCCCGATATGTGGTAAGGAGTTTTTGGCCTCGGAGATCGAGAGCCACGTGAATAAATGTTTGTTTTTAAATGACATGTCAAAAAATGCGATATCTTCGGTGGAATCTGGTGGTATCAAAAGGTTCCACTCCTCAGGACTGCAAGGTAATAACAAGAGAAAATCGTTCGGGCCGTTGGTCAAAAAAGCCAAATACTTGGCGTCCAGAGAAAACTTGGAGGAAAGTGAGGAGAATGACGAACAAAGTGCCGCTGCCGGTATCACCTCAGCCGAAAGTGCCAATCTCGCTCCCCATATTCAACAAAACAAA GTTGGTAGTattaaaaaatctcacaaaGACGACCATGTTCCACTTGCCGAAAGAGTGAGACCTACGGTTCTGATGAATTACGTAGGTCAGAAACATGTTCTTGGATCACAGTCAGTCCTCCTTCAGTTgttggaaaagaaagaaattccTAGCATGATTTTATGGGGACCTCCAGGCTGTGGGAAG acatCTCTAGCGAACGTGATAGCTCATATATGTAAACAAACGCCTGGTGGTAAGATGAGGTACGTAAAACTGTCTGCGGCAATGTCGGGCGTGAATGATGTCAAGGAAGCTGTTAGCCGAGCAGCAAATGAGTTAAAATTTGGTCGGCGCACCGTGATGTTCATGGACGAGATACACAGGTTCAACAAGCTCCAGCAGGATATTTTTTTGCCCCATGTCGAGGCTGGCACTGTGACTTTGGTAGGAGCAACGACAGAGAATCCATGCTTCAGTTTGAATTCTGCTCTGTTGAGCAGATGCCGTGTCGTTGTATTGGAAAAGCTAACGACTCCTGACCTCGTTTCGATCATTAAAAATGCTGTAACCTTCATGGAGGGCAAGGTGTTCTCTGCTTCTGAGAACGCTAGTTCTGGAAGCAGTAACAACACTGTCAATGAATCGTACAGTTCAGAGGGTGAATACACACAATCGGCTGAGACTGATGAGTCGTTTGTTCCAACGTTTATAGTAGATGATCCCACGGTTCAGTGGTTGGCTGAAACATGCGACGGTGATGCACGCATAGCCTTGGGAGGGCTTGAACTTGCAATCCAATCAAAAGTTCCTGCTGAAAAGGAGTTCCTTGAGAAAGGACCTGGACTCATTACCTTGGCTGACGTGAAGGAAAGCCTGAAGAAGTCACACATATTGTACGATAAGAAGGGGGACCAACATTACAACTTAATATCTGCGTTGCACAAGTCCGTTAGGGCCAGTGACGATAATGCTGCGCTTTACTGGCTTGCTCGTATGCTGGCTGGGGGCGAAGATCCCATGTATATTGCCCGACGATTAGTTAGAATGGCTAGCGAGGATGTTGGCCTTGCTGATCCTAAAGCGTTGG GTATGGCAGTGTCTGTGATGAACGGATGCAAGATGATTGGCATGCCTGAAAGCGACGTGTTATTGGCTCAGTGCACTATATACCTGGCAAGAGCTCCAAAGTCTCGGCTAATGGAAGATGCGCTTAGAGCGGCGCAAAGATTGGTGGCCAATCAAAAAGGGCAACAGCCTGACGTCCCCATCCACTTGAGAAGTACGGGTTCCTCAAAATTGGTCAGTCTACTCG GAAATGGAAAAGGATATAATATGCTGCATAAAGACGATTCTGGATTGAATTACATGCCGCAGGGTATGGaggatgtgaatttttttgaagagGACGAACTTACTAGTATTATCGGTTga